The following are encoded together in the Salvia hispanica cultivar TCC Black 2014 chromosome 6, UniMelb_Shisp_WGS_1.0, whole genome shotgun sequence genome:
- the LOC125193935 gene encoding uncharacterized protein LOC125193935 → MEKRQLDFNAPLMSARRYSSPSKSSELAKRKVVERPPPSRQQSLQPTKPKWECEEVTMTKPASVPFHWEHIPGRPKGEAESHSHTPEESTTPRLPPARISDATRRSTGEIPKLPPGRLSGHSRYCSGERTNDQNVYRSHTEAFSVTDHASLLERLNDSLNCKDDSDSESGDEAYSDALDTLSLTESWSFNYSVSGISGYMSSGVKPSGTFSVDKQTRDFMMDRFLPAAKAVVVETPEYAVKKPSPLEEKPVKKAVSREMKPSLKQYSSDALPYYTKYINSMESEDEDQESVAPPSKKSGKAWGIIPRFCVKNSLCLLNPLPALKSKPKSRPSSPSTREVKRFTRNAHSGPLDKNASQAVQKTKFHSGLLSRDLPRIDKFSNQYLSSNDTHRSAGVSPLGRQRSGNISPYRNETPKSPFREGAGFLGVPKEAEIFNAKLASSRKMFRALQDVSRNQINAAPADYPVEKTVYVDYVKKKELPSTNPSPKRAQVLDAYKANGISPRFIPSPKPESRNEAPCEAEFMTNEEDDNGRRETDPPPRSPLPPPLPKSPSESWLWRTLPSITLGNPFANSRRGSPLHPNKQQGKKASATNSKWETIVKTSNSRHDHIRFSEELVHRASYRRPMKS, encoded by the exons atggaaaagaggcAACTTGATTTCAATGCACCACTTATGTCTGCAAGGAGATATTCATCACCTTCGAAATCTTCCGAGCTAGCAAAACGTAAGGTGGTGGAGAGGCCACCGCCCTCCCGGCAGCAATCTCTTCAACCTACGAAACCCAAATGGGAATGTGAGGAGGTGACGATGACAAAACCAGCTTCTGTTCCATTTCACTGGGAACATATCCCGGGAAGGCCTAAAGGTGAAGCCGAGAGCCACTCACATACCCCTGAGGAGTCAACCACACCGCGTCTTCCTCCAGCAAGGATATCAGATGCCACGAGGCGCAGCACAGGCGAAATCCCAAAGCTTCCTCCTGGCCGGTTATCTGGTCATTCGAGATACTGTTCTGGTGAAAGAACGAACGATCAGAATGTTTACAGGTCCCACACTGAAGCATTTTCCGTCACTGATCATGCTAGTCTTTTGGAGAGATTGAATGATAGTTTGAACTGTAAAGACGATTCGGATTCAGAGAGTGGAGATGAGGCGTATTCAGATGCACTCGACACGCTCTCACTGACAGAGTCATGGTCCTTCAATTACAGTGTGAGTGGGATCAGTGGTTACATGAGTTCTGGTGTGAAGCCGTCTGGAACCTTTTCCGTGGACAAACAAACTCGAGATTTCATGATGGATAGATTCCTGCCAGCAGCCAAGGCCGTTGTGGTGGAAACGCCTGAATACGCTGTGAAGAAGCCGTCTCCACTTGAGGAGAAGCCGGTGAAGAAAGCAGTTTCTAGGGAGATGAAGCCGTCACTCAAGCAATATAGTTCGGATGCATTACCGTATTACACCAAGTATATCAATAGCATGGAGAGTGAAGACGAGGATCAGGAGTCAGTTGCTCCTCCGAGTAAAAAGTCTGGGAAAGCTTGGGGGATCATCCCTCGATTTTGTGTCAAGAATTCGCTGTGCCTTCTGAATCCTCTCCCAGCTTTGAAGTCGAAACCAAAGAGCCGGCCTTCCTCCCCTTCAACGCGTGAAGTGAAAAGATTCACTAGAAATGCACACAGTGGACCACTTGACAAG AATGCTTCCCAGGCGGTACAAAAGACGAAATTTCATTCCGGATTGCTGTCACGGGATCTTCCAAGAATCGACAAGTTTAGCAACCAGTATCTCAGCTCCAATGACACACACAGATCAGCAGGAGTGTCTCCATTGGGGCGCCAACGAAGTGGCAACATCTCTCCGTATCGCAACGAAACCCCAAAGTCTCCATTTCGCGAAGGAGCAGGGTTCCTTGGTGTCCCTAAAGAAGCCGAGATTTTCAATGCTAAGCTTGCTTCATCGCGCAAGATGTTCAGGGCCCTGCAAGATGTGTCGAGGAATCAGATAAACGCAGCCCCTGCAGACTATCCTGTGGAGAAAACAGTGTACGTAGATTAcgtgaagaagaaagaactTCCCAGCACGAATCCATCTCCAAAAAGAGCTCAAGTTCTTGATGCCTACAAAGCCAACGGAATAAGTCCTAGATTCATACCTTCACCTAAGCCAGAATCGAGAAATGAAGCTCCTTGTGAAGCAGAATTCATGACGAATGAAGAAGACGATAATGGAAGAAGAGAGACAGATCCTCCTCCGAGATCTCCTTTACCTCCACCACTCCCAAAATCTCCATCGGAATCTTGGCTTTGGCGCACTCTGCCTTCCATCACACTAGGAAATCCATTTGCTAACTCGCGTCGAGGCAGCCCTCTCCACCCCAACAAACAGCAGGGGAAGAAGGCCTCAGCCACTAACTCCAAATGGGAGACCATTGTAAAGACTTCCAACTCCCGTCATGATCACATCCGCTTCTCAGAG GAACTCGTGCATCGTGCTTCTTACAGGCGGCCGATGAAGTCGTAG
- the LOC125193940 gene encoding peroxisome biogenesis protein 7-like isoform X2: protein MPVFKTPFNGYSVKFSPFYENQVAVATAQNFGILGNGRVHVLQLGPTITERAAFDTADGVYDVCWSESHDSLIVAAVADGSLKIYDLSLPAAANPIRSLHEHARECHGVDFNTVRKDSFLSASWDDTVKLWTVDRPASVRTFKEHAYCVYAAAWNPRHADVFASASGDCTARIWDVREPGSTMILPAHEFEILACDWNKYDDCIIATASVDKSIKVWDVRNYRVPLAVLNGHGYAVRKVKFSPHRASMIASCSYDMSVCLWDYMVEDALIGRYDHHTEFAVGVDMSVLVEGLLASTGWDELVYVWQHGTDPRAP, encoded by the exons ATGCCAGTTTTCAAGACGCCGTTCAACGGCTACTCCGTCAAATTCAGCCCGTTCTACGAGAACCAGGTCGCCGTCGCCACCGCGCAGAATTTCGGCATACTCGGCAACGGCCGTGTCCACGTCCTCCAGCTCGGCCCCACAATCACCGAGCGCGCCGCCTTCGACACAGCCGACGGAGTCTACGACGTCTGCTGGTCGGAATCGCACGACTCGCTTATCGTCGCCGCCGTCGCCGATGGATCGCTGAAGATCTACGACCTCTCGCTGCCGGCGGCGGCCAATCCGATCCGATCGCTCCACGAGCACGCTCGCGAGTGCCACGGCGTCGATTTCAACACCGTCAGGAAGGATTCATTTCTGAGCGCGTCGTGGGATGATACCGTGAAATTGTGGACCGTGGATCGGCCGGCGAGCGTGAGGACTTTCAAGGAGCACGCTTATTGCGTGTACGCCGCCGCGTGGAACCCTCGGCACGCCGATGTATTCGCTTCCGCTTCCGGTGATTGCACCGCTCGCATTTGGGATGTGCGAGAACCAG GCTCTACAATGATTCTTCCTGCTCACGAATTTGAAATCCTGGCGTGTGATTGGAATAAATACGATGACTGCATCATTGCAACTGCGTCGGTGGATAAATCGATTAAAGTTTGGGATGTGAGGAACTATAGAGTGCCTCTAGCTGTGCTAAACGGGCATGGTTACGCAGTGAGGAAGGTGAAGTTCTCTCCCCACAGGGCGAGCATGATAGCGTCTTGTTCGTATGACATGAGCGTGTGCCTATGGGATTATATGGTCGAGGATGCACTCATTGGGAG GTACGATCACCACACAGAGTTTGCAGTTGGTGTTGATATGAGCGTGCTTGTTGAGGGGCTCTTGGCGAGCACTGGCTGGGACGAGCTTGTATACGTTTGGCAACATGGAACGGACCCTAGGGCGCCATAA
- the LOC125193939 gene encoding putative Myb family transcription factor At1g14600 isoform X2, with protein MASSDSSENLSSIDLNEEAGSNVVGDPTIETSGIDDTSKSEDGKDKKNSVRQYVRSKMPRLRWTPDLHLSFVHAIERLGGQERATPKAVLQLMNVRGLSISHVKSHLQMYRSKKLDESGRVIGQANRVYIQGRGYFSTSSSAYTEKCSPFHELRMENGGIVFAKNSNNQLDCSIPFPQNLKSHHNYDHIKPLSSSRYHPWASYRHEPKVRIESGRIHALNESYSNSGPLRPSQFLQGRRWPSREYIHNQSKDKEISKSNNIWINSRPQSRWNSNSIDSIRINHQKSPHGPKPFTLENPLRLQMNEDLKLGLSLSLTSNSKDIGADHSDINTKLSLALAPHSSTAT; from the exons ATGGCATCTTCAGATTCCTCGGAAAACCTCTCTTCGATCGACTTGAACGAGGAGGCCGGAAGCAATGTAGTAGGTGATCCCACGATTGAAACATCGGGCATAGACGACACTTCTAAATCCGAAGATGGCAAGGATAAGAAGAATTCAGTTCGCCAATACGTTCGATCCAAAATGCCGAGGCTTAGATGGACTCCTGACCTTCATCTCTCCTTTGTTCATGCCATTGAAAGACTAGGTGGCCAAGAAA GAGCCACTCCTAAAGCAGTGCTTCAATTGATGAATGTGAGAGGATTGAGCATCTCTCATGTCAAGAGCCACCTGCAG aTGTATAGAAGTAAGAAGCTGGACGAATCCGGACGAG TAATAGGTCAAGCAAATAGGGTTTACATTCAAGGGAGAGGCTACTTCTCTACCTCATCATCAGCTTACACTGAAAAATGCAGCCCATTTCATGAGTTGAGAATGGAGAATGGTGGGATTGTCTTTGCAAAGAATTCGAATAATCAGCTCGATTGCTCCATTCCATttccacaaaatttgaaatctcaTCACAATTATGATCATATCAAGCCTCTATCTTCTTCCAG GTACCATCCATGGGCTTCATATCGCCATGAACCGAAAGTGAGGATTGAATCCGGCCGGATCCATGCATTGAACGAGAGCTACTCAAACAGCGGCCCACTCAGGCCGAGCCAATTCCTCCAAGGAAGAAGATGGCCTTCTAGAGAATACATCCATAACCAATCCAAAGACAAAGAAATCTCCAAATCCAACAACATTTGGATCAATTCAAGACCACAATCTCGTTGGAATAGTAATTCAATCGATAGCATCAGGATTAATCATCAGAAATCGCCTCACGGTCCCAAGCCATTCACTCTCGAAAATCCCTTGAGGCTTCag ATGAATGAGGATTTGAAACTAGGATTGAGCCTCAGTTTAACCAGCAACAGCAAGGATATTGGCGCGGATCACTCGGATATTAACACGAAGCTTTCGCTTGCTTTAGCCCCTCACTCATCCACTGCAACATAG
- the LOC125193940 gene encoding peroxisome biogenesis protein 7-like isoform X1, whose translation MPVFKTPFNGYSVKFSPFYENQVAVATAQNFGILGNGRVHVLQLGPTITERAAFDTADGVYDVCWSESHDSLIVAAVADGSLKIYDLSLPAAANPIRSLHEHARECHGVDFNTVRKDSFLSASWDDTVKLWTVDRPASVRTFKEHAYCVYAAAWNPRHADVFASASGDCTARIWDVREPGSTMILPAHEFEILACDWNKYDDCIIATASVDKSIKVWDVRNYRVPLAVLNGHGYAVRKVKFSPHRASMIASCSYDMSVCLWDYMVEDALIGRYDHHTEFAVGVDMSVLVEGLLASTGWDELVYVWQHGTDPRAP comes from the exons ATGCCAGTTTTCAAGACGCCGTTCAACGGCTACTCCGTCAAATTCAGCCCGTTCTACGAGAACCAGGTCGCCGTCGCCACCGCGCAGAATTTCGGCATACTCGGCAACGGCCGTGTCCACGTCCTCCAGCTCGGCCCCACAATCACCGAGCGCGCCGCCTTCGACACAGCCGACGGAGTCTACGACGTCTGCTGGTCGGAATCGCACGACTCGCTTATCGTCGCCGCCGTCGCCGATGGATCGCTGAAGATCTACGACCTCTCGCTGCCGGCGGCGGCCAATCCGATCCGATCGCTCCACGAGCACGCTCGCGAGTGCCACGGCGTCGATTTCAACACCGTCAGGAAGGATTCATTTCTGAGCGCGTCGTGGGATGATACCGTGAAATTGTGGACCGTGGATCGGCCGGCGAGCGTGAGGACTTTCAAGGAGCACGCTTATTGCGTGTACGCCGCCGCGTGGAACCCTCGGCACGCCGATGTATTCGCTTCCGCTTCCGGTGATTGCACCGCTCGCATTTGGGATGTGCGAGAACCAG GCTCTACAATGATTCTTCCTGCTCACGAATTTGAAATCCTGGCGTGTGATTGGAATAAATACGATGACTGCATCATTGCAACTGCGTCGGTGGATAAATCGATTAAAGTTTGGGATGTGAGGAACTATAGAGTGCCTCTAGCTGTGCTAAACGGGCATGGTTACGCAGTGAGGAAGGTGAAGTTCTCTCCCCACAGGGCGAGCATGATAGCGTCTTGTTCGTATGAC ATGAGCGTGTGCCTATGGGATTATATGGTCGAGGATGCACTCATTGGGAGGTACGATCACCACACAGAGTTTGCAGTTGGTGTTGATATGAGCGTGCTTGTTGAGGGGCTCTTGGCGAGCACTGGCTGGGACGAGCTTGTATACGTTTGGCAACATGGAACGGACCCTAGGGCGCCATAA
- the LOC125197085 gene encoding uncharacterized protein LOC125197085 has protein sequence MKNTIRCCISCILPCGALDVIRIVHTNGRVEEISGGAVTAAEIMKLHPKHVLKKPSTAADGMCPKITVVPPDAELRRGKIYFLMPLPPQPQPKRKKGEGSRSGKIASKSAENSNSVAELLVSDRYLSEILSEKVSSQRDRRRGRGRVWRPHLDSISEAASDA, from the coding sequence ATGAAAAACACAATCAGGTGCTGCATTTCGTGCATTCTGCCGTGCGGCGCGCTCGACGTGATCCGAATCGTGCACACGAACGGCCGCGTGGAGGAGATCAGCGGCGGCGCCGTGACGGCGGCGGAGATCATGAAGCTCCACCCCAAGCACGTGCTGAAGAAGCCGTCGACGGCGGCGGACGGCATGTGCCCCAAAATAACCGTCGTTCCGCCCGACGCGGAGCTCCGGCGAGGTAAGATTTACTTCCTGATGCCGCTGCCGCCGCAGCCGCAGCCGAAGAGGAAGAAGGGCGAAGGTTCTAGAAGTGGCAAAATCGCTTCGAAAAGCGCCGAAAATAGCAATTCCGTTGCCGAATTGCTGGTTTCCGATCGGTATTTGAGCGAGATTTTATCGGAGAAGGTGTCGTCGCAGAGAGATCGGCGGCGAGGGCGAGGGCGCGTTTGGAGGCCGCATTTAGATAGCATTTCCGAGGCGGCATCGGACGCGTGA
- the LOC125193939 gene encoding putative Myb family transcription factor At1g14600 isoform X1 — MASSDSSENLSSIDLNEEAGSNVVGDPTIETSGIDDTSKSEDGKDKKNSVRQYVRSKMPRLRWTPDLHLSFVHAIERLGGQERATPKAVLQLMNVRGLSISHVKSHLQVHKMYRSKKLDESGRVIGQANRVYIQGRGYFSTSSSAYTEKCSPFHELRMENGGIVFAKNSNNQLDCSIPFPQNLKSHHNYDHIKPLSSSRYHPWASYRHEPKVRIESGRIHALNESYSNSGPLRPSQFLQGRRWPSREYIHNQSKDKEISKSNNIWINSRPQSRWNSNSIDSIRINHQKSPHGPKPFTLENPLRLQMNEDLKLGLSLSLTSNSKDIGADHSDINTKLSLALAPHSSTAT; from the exons ATGGCATCTTCAGATTCCTCGGAAAACCTCTCTTCGATCGACTTGAACGAGGAGGCCGGAAGCAATGTAGTAGGTGATCCCACGATTGAAACATCGGGCATAGACGACACTTCTAAATCCGAAGATGGCAAGGATAAGAAGAATTCAGTTCGCCAATACGTTCGATCCAAAATGCCGAGGCTTAGATGGACTCCTGACCTTCATCTCTCCTTTGTTCATGCCATTGAAAGACTAGGTGGCCAAGAAA GAGCCACTCCTAAAGCAGTGCTTCAATTGATGAATGTGAGAGGATTGAGCATCTCTCATGTCAAGAGCCACCTGCAGGTGCACAAG aTGTATAGAAGTAAGAAGCTGGACGAATCCGGACGAG TAATAGGTCAAGCAAATAGGGTTTACATTCAAGGGAGAGGCTACTTCTCTACCTCATCATCAGCTTACACTGAAAAATGCAGCCCATTTCATGAGTTGAGAATGGAGAATGGTGGGATTGTCTTTGCAAAGAATTCGAATAATCAGCTCGATTGCTCCATTCCATttccacaaaatttgaaatctcaTCACAATTATGATCATATCAAGCCTCTATCTTCTTCCAG GTACCATCCATGGGCTTCATATCGCCATGAACCGAAAGTGAGGATTGAATCCGGCCGGATCCATGCATTGAACGAGAGCTACTCAAACAGCGGCCCACTCAGGCCGAGCCAATTCCTCCAAGGAAGAAGATGGCCTTCTAGAGAATACATCCATAACCAATCCAAAGACAAAGAAATCTCCAAATCCAACAACATTTGGATCAATTCAAGACCACAATCTCGTTGGAATAGTAATTCAATCGATAGCATCAGGATTAATCATCAGAAATCGCCTCACGGTCCCAAGCCATTCACTCTCGAAAATCCCTTGAGGCTTCag ATGAATGAGGATTTGAAACTAGGATTGAGCCTCAGTTTAACCAGCAACAGCAAGGATATTGGCGCGGATCACTCGGATATTAACACGAAGCTTTCGCTTGCTTTAGCCCCTCACTCATCCACTGCAACATAG
- the LOC125193932 gene encoding probable serine/threonine-protein kinase SIS8 yields the protein MEETTDDTRLAEGPVHNAQWWQSGLIDKLRKISLASPDETSSSKSKGQLDCGSPAFHLASQTLWDTGKLAEPIPDGFYFVYPERRFTELFYSIPSIDELQALDADGLRPNVILVDARKDKKLSMLKQLAIKLVRGLNPNPAATIKKLAGLVCDFFKRPKLEPGHVRGALEEVSHALDNQGIHMLGHVKYGSCHSKAILFKVLADTVGLECMLMMGLHREGVIQRSDAYRDMSAIVVLNSVEFLVDLARNPGKLVPCSAKAVLLSHLSAGESDSAEYDSYDSPIEPNSPVRGFSDQTEVEGLSHSDPNVANSFWQSRKKAIAEQRTTSSSPEHPLFRGHGRSLLGDRRHSFRVYDNDINASRSVGASPIESRRRRRRCISMVPEIGDDIVRAVREMSETLKRNRHPEEQVSSSYSCSASEQEDCSEPRGSVSRFNPDAHDGLYGQKPLACKLPLNLKQLHSHKAVSMPSSPQRFSRKASLMSDTPENFANPDMMSTFSKVLESSKFLNQPLLPFEEWNIDFSEITIGARVGIGFFGEVFRGTWNGLEVAIKVFLEQDPTAENIEDFCNEISILSRIRHPNVILFLGACTTPPRLSLVTEFMEMSSLYYLIHASALKKKLSWQRRLKMLVDICRGLTSIHRMNVVHRDLKSANCLVNKHWVVKICDFGLSRKLITRPMKDSSSAGTPEWMAPELIRNEPFTEKCDIFSLGVIMWELCTLKRPWEGIPSVQVVYAVGHDRQTLEIPEGPLGKLIADCWAEPDERPSCQEILSRLQECELLLC from the exons ATGGAGGAGACAACGGACGATACGAGGCTGGCGGAAGGACCAGTTCATAATGCCCAATGGTGGCAGTCAGGTCTTATTGATAAATTGCGGAAAATTTCCCTGGCTTCTCCAGATGAAACCTCAAGTTCCAAATCAAAAGGTCAGCTTGACTGTGGGAGTCCAGCATTTCATTTAGCATCACAGACTTTGTGGGACACTGGAAAACTAGCAGAACCAATCCCAGATGGTTTCTACTTTGTCTATCCA GAAAGAAGATTCACGGAGCTTTTTTATTCCATTCCCTCTATAGATGAGCTCCAGGCCTTGGATGCTGATGGCCTCAGGCCCAATGTTATTCTTGTTGATGCACGTAAAGATAAGAAACTTTCTATGTTAAAGCAGCTAGCCATCAAATTGGTGAGGGGACTCAATCCAAATCCTGCCGCCACAATCAAGAAGCTAGCTGGATTG GTCTGTGATTTCTTCAAAAGACCCAAATTGGAACCCGGTCATGTGAGAGGCGCACTTGAAGAAGTCTCTCATGCATTAGACAATCAAGGTATCCATATGCTCGGCCATGTAAAGTATGGTTCTTGCCATTCCAAAGCTATCTTGTTCAAAGTTCTTGCTGACACTGTTGGCCTTGAATGTATGCTTATGATG GGTTTACATAGAGAAGGTGTAATACAGCGATCAGATGCGTATAGGGACATGTCTGCCATAGTTGTTTTAAATTCTGTTGAGTTTTTGGTCGATCTTGCACGTAACCCTGGGAAGTTGGTGCCGTGCTCAGCAAAGGCAGtccttctctctcatctctctgcTGGTGAAAGTGATTCTGCCGAGTATGATTCATATGATTCACCTATTGAACCAAATAGCCCAGTGCGTGGATTTTCAGATCAAACAGAAGTGGAAGG ATTATCTCACAGTGATCCAAATGTAGCAAATTCATTTTGGCAGAGTCGAAAGAAAGCCATAGCGGAACAAAGGACCACAAGTTCAAG TCCCGAGCATCCTCTCTTCCGTGGACATGGGCGATCTTTGCTTGGAGATCGCAGACATTCATTCCGAGTGTATGACAATGATATCAATGCATCAAG GTCTGTTGGTGCATCTCCAATAGAATCTCGCAGAAGAAGACGGCGATGTATTAGCATGGTTCCTGAGATTGGTGATGATATAGTGAG GGCTGTTCGAGAAATGAGTGAAACTCTCAAGAGAAATCGTCATCCAGAGGAACAAGTATCTTCTTCTTATAGCTGTTCCGCGAGTGAACAAGAAGACTGCTCAGAACCTCGAGGAAGT GTGTCAAGGTTCAATCCGGACGCACATGATGGGTTATATGGTCAAAAGCCTTTGGCATGTAAACTTCCCCTGAATCTGAAACAATTACACTCTCACAAGGCAGTCTCTATGCCTTCTTCTCCTCAGAGGTTTTCCAGGAAAGCTTCTCTTATGAGTGACACACCAGAAAATTTTGCGAATCCTGATATGATGTCAACATTCAGTAAAGTGCTTGAATCGTCAAAGTTCCTGAACCAGCCACTGCTACCCTTTGAAGAATGGAATATTGATTTTTCTGAGATAACTATCGGAGCTCGTGTAGGAATTG GATTCTTTGGTGAAGTTTTTCGTGGCACGTGGAATGGGTTAGAGGTTGCTATTAAAGTATTTCTTGAGCAAGATCCGACTGCTGAGAATATTGAAGACTTCTGCAATGAGATATCTATCTTGAG CCGGATTCGCCACCCAAATG TTATATTATTCCTTGGTGCGTGCACAACACCTCCGCGCCTGTCCCTAGTTACTGAATTTATGGAAATGAGTTCACTGTATTACTTAATCCATGCAAGTGCGCTGAAAAAGAAGCTGAGCTGGCAAAGGAGACTCAAAATGCTTGTTGATATATGCAG GGGATTAACAAGCATACATCGAATGAACGTGGTACACCGTGATCTGAAAAGTGCAAATTGCCTTGTGAACAAGCATTGGGTGGTGAAGATATGTGATTTTGGACTTTCGCGGAAACTGATCACCAGGCCCATGAAAGACTCTTCTTCAGCTGGAACGCCAGAGTGGATGGCACCAGAACTAATTCGCAATGAGCCCTTCACAGAAAAGTGCGACATCTTCAGCCTGGGTGTCATAATGTGGGAGCTCTGCACACTCAAAAGGCCATGGGAAGGCATACCATCTGTACAG GTAGTTTATGCTGTTGGCCACGACAGGCAGACACTTGAAATCCCAGAAGGTCCTCTAGGCAAGCTGATAGCAG ATTGCTGGGCTGAACCAGATGAACGACCAAGCTGTCAGGAGATACTGTCGCGCCTGCAAGAATGCGAGCTCTTATTGTGCTAA